From Paenibacillus sp. GP183, one genomic window encodes:
- a CDS encoding MgtC/SapB family protein, with product MTNDLFVKLGIALLLGFLIGIDRELKHKQIGMKTFMVISVASCLITIVSIESAQRFAILGRTNMDPLRLAAQIVSGVGFIGAGVILRRQNDVISGLTTAAMVWSASGLGIASGAGFYKEAVTAMVLIIVIVNLFPMIIKQFGPHKLREHELSIYIKLEPNDEIHALIDRISHELVRVKHVKVKDLGEDYQQLELAVSAHNRMSITAIYYNIKQMPHVHEVEVVDIRF from the coding sequence ATGACTAACGATTTATTTGTCAAACTGGGCATTGCGTTGCTTCTAGGCTTCCTGATCGGGATTGACCGCGAGTTGAAACATAAGCAGATCGGTATGAAGACCTTCATGGTCATTTCGGTAGCCAGCTGCCTGATTACTATCGTTTCCATCGAATCCGCCCAACGTTTTGCCATCTTGGGACGGACAAATATGGATCCGCTGCGGCTTGCAGCGCAAATTGTAAGCGGTGTCGGATTTATTGGGGCTGGAGTGATTTTAAGACGCCAAAACGATGTGATTTCGGGCTTGACTACAGCGGCCATGGTATGGTCGGCATCCGGACTTGGAATCGCCTCAGGCGCGGGCTTTTACAAGGAAGCCGTTACAGCCATGGTGCTCATCATTGTGATCGTCAATCTATTCCCGATGATCATCAAGCAGTTCGGGCCCCACAAGTTGAGAGAGCACGAGCTTTCCATATACATCAAACTGGAGCCGAATGACGAAATACATGCTCTCATCGACCGGATAAGCCATGAATTGGTCAGGGTGAAGCATGTCAAAGTGAAGGATCTGGGCGAAGATTACCAGCAATTGGAATTGGCCGTCTCGGCACATAACAGGATGTCGATTACGGCGATTTACTACAACATCAAGCAGATGCCGCATGTCCATGAGGTTGAAGTGGTGGATATACGATTCTAG
- a CDS encoding glycine--tRNA ligase, which produces MSVSMEQIVALAKHRGFVFPGSEIYGGLANTWDYGPLGVELKNNIKRAWWKKFIQESPYNVGLDAAILMNPQVWVASGHVGNFNDPMIDCKQCKARHRADKLIEGKLAEKDIEIIVDGMTFDDMAKLIKEHDIVCPDCGSKDFTDIRQFNLMFKTFQGVTESSANTVYLRPETAQGIFVNFKNVQRTMRKKLPFGIGQIGKSFRNEITPGNFTFRTREFEQMELEFFCKPGEDLKWFEYWRSYCHNWLLTLGLKPDNLRLRDHNDDELSHYSNATTDIEYKFPFGWGELWGIADRTDFDLKQHMEHSGEDFNYIDPETNERYMAYCIEPSLGADRVTLSFLIDAYEEQQLEGDDSRTVLHFHPALAPIKAAIFPLSKKLSEGAGQVFADLAKHYMVDYDEAGSIGKRYRRHDEIGTPFCITYDFDSEQDGQVTVRDRDTMEQTRMPISELKAFIESKLQF; this is translated from the coding sequence ATGAGTGTCAGTATGGAACAAATCGTAGCATTGGCCAAGCACAGAGGCTTTGTTTTTCCGGGCTCCGAAATCTACGGAGGATTGGCGAATACTTGGGATTACGGACCGCTCGGCGTCGAGCTAAAGAACAATATCAAACGGGCTTGGTGGAAAAAATTCATCCAGGAATCGCCTTATAACGTCGGCTTGGATGCTGCGATTTTGATGAATCCGCAGGTATGGGTCGCTTCTGGCCACGTAGGCAATTTTAATGATCCGATGATCGATTGCAAGCAGTGCAAAGCACGTCACCGGGCGGATAAGCTGATTGAAGGGAAGCTCGCCGAGAAGGACATTGAAATTATTGTCGACGGCATGACCTTCGACGATATGGCCAAGCTGATCAAGGAGCATGATATCGTTTGTCCGGATTGCGGGAGCAAGGATTTTACGGATATCCGCCAGTTTAATCTGATGTTCAAAACATTCCAGGGTGTGACTGAATCCAGTGCCAATACGGTGTACCTGCGTCCTGAAACGGCACAGGGGATTTTTGTGAACTTTAAGAACGTCCAGCGGACCATGCGTAAAAAGCTGCCCTTTGGCATTGGGCAAATCGGCAAAAGCTTTCGCAATGAAATAACCCCAGGCAACTTTACCTTCAGAACCCGTGAATTTGAGCAAATGGAGCTGGAATTTTTCTGCAAGCCGGGCGAGGATTTGAAATGGTTCGAGTACTGGCGCAGCTACTGCCACAACTGGCTGCTCACTCTTGGACTCAAACCGGACAACTTGCGCCTGCGCGACCATAATGATGACGAGCTTTCCCATTACAGCAACGCCACGACAGATATAGAATATAAATTCCCCTTCGGCTGGGGCGAGCTTTGGGGAATCGCTGATCGGACAGACTTCGATCTCAAGCAGCATATGGAACACTCCGGCGAAGATTTTAATTATATCGATCCGGAGACGAATGAACGCTATATGGCTTATTGCATCGAGCCTTCCCTGGGTGCAGATCGTGTAACGCTATCCTTCCTTATCGATGCTTATGAAGAGCAGCAGCTGGAAGGGGATGACAGCCGCACCGTGCTTCACTTCCATCCAGCCTTAGCGCCAATTAAAGCAGCGATTTTCCCGCTTTCCAAGAAGCTGTCGGAAGGCGCCGGGCAAGTGTTTGCCGACCTTGCGAAGCATTATATGGTAGACTATGACGAAGCCGGATCCATAGGCAAAAGGTACCGTCGTCATGACGAAATCGGCACGCCGTTTTGTATCACGTACGATTTTGACTCCGAGCAGGATGGACAAGTGACGGTGCGAGATCGTGATACGATGGAGCAAACAAGAATGCCCATCAGTGAGCTGAAGGCATTTATCGAATCGAAGCTTCAGTTCTAA
- a CDS encoding PPK2 family polyphosphate kinase: MLKSYILSRNGNVKLKDYDADDTGAMEENEAFQSEFQTLKEKLEDLQDELIADKKHALLIIFQGMDCSGKDGVIRKVLSSMNPQGFQVTSFKKPTDEELSHDFLWRAHKAVPAAGYIAAFNRSHYEDVLITRVHGLISNKDAKRRFRHIRNFEKLLVGSQVKVVKIFLHISKDFQLEKLKDRLSNPKKKWKFDPADLQERKLWNEYQSAYEDVFNECNTKEAPWYLVPANNRWFRDYLVLKIVVKALEEMNLKYPEPDPELEVLLRSMDLADKDI, translated from the coding sequence ATGCTGAAATCGTATATACTGTCGCGAAACGGGAATGTAAAACTGAAGGATTACGATGCTGATGACACGGGAGCAATGGAAGAAAATGAAGCGTTCCAGTCTGAATTTCAGACTTTGAAAGAAAAGCTGGAAGATCTTCAGGACGAGCTGATCGCTGATAAAAAGCACGCCCTCCTGATTATTTTTCAAGGAATGGATTGCAGCGGTAAGGACGGAGTCATCCGAAAAGTCCTGTCCTCGATGAATCCTCAAGGCTTTCAGGTGACCAGCTTCAAAAAGCCGACGGATGAGGAGCTTTCCCACGATTTCCTTTGGCGCGCCCATAAAGCTGTGCCGGCCGCAGGCTATATTGCTGCCTTCAACCGGTCTCATTATGAAGATGTGCTCATAACGCGTGTTCACGGCCTGATTTCCAATAAGGATGCTAAACGCAGGTTCAGGCACATACGTAATTTTGAAAAGCTTCTGGTGGGCAGCCAGGTGAAGGTGGTCAAAATATTTTTGCACATTTCCAAAGATTTTCAGCTGGAAAAATTGAAGGACCGCCTGAGCAATCCGAAGAAAAAGTGGAAGTTCGATCCGGCTGATCTGCAAGAGCGCAAGCTATGGAATGAATACCAAAGCGCTTATGAGGATGTGTTCAATGAATGCAATACCAAAGAAGCTCCCTGGTACTTGGTCCCGGCGAATAATCGCTGGTTTCGCGATTATTTGGTCCTGAAAATCGTTGTAAAAGCTCTCGAGGAAATGAACCTGAAGTACCCTGAGCCCGATCCGGAGCTGGAGGTTTTGCTGCGCTCCATGGATCTTGCCGATAAAGATATTTGA
- a CDS encoding carbon-nitrogen family hydrolase, translating to MTAANILTISLLQMDIVIGEPDVNFAHLEKLLQQAVYAQVKPDVIIFPEMWNTGYALEEIHQLADREGERTRELISSFAAKHQVHVIAGSIADKQAEQVLNTIYIFDRDGNQVADYSKIHLFRLMDEEKYLSSGDELGSFELEGTPAGAMICYDIRFPELARKLALDGAQILFVPAEWPHPRLHHWRTLLMARAIENQMYVVSCNRVGKSGTTEFFGHSMVINPWGEILVEGGEAEEILQATIDLGEVQQVRNKIPVFEDRRPQLY from the coding sequence ATGACAGCGGCAAACATTTTGACGATTTCATTACTGCAGATGGATATTGTGATCGGGGAACCGGATGTGAATTTTGCACATTTGGAAAAGCTGCTGCAACAAGCGGTTTATGCTCAGGTGAAGCCCGATGTGATTATCTTTCCCGAGATGTGGAATACCGGATACGCATTGGAGGAAATCCATCAATTGGCGGATAGGGAAGGCGAGAGGACAAGAGAGCTGATCTCCAGCTTTGCGGCTAAGCATCAAGTCCATGTGATAGCAGGTTCAATTGCCGATAAACAAGCGGAACAAGTACTCAATACGATTTATATATTTGACAGGGACGGCAACCAGGTTGCGGATTATTCCAAAATTCATCTTTTCCGTTTAATGGACGAGGAAAAATATTTGTCCAGCGGCGATGAGTTAGGGAGCTTTGAGCTTGAAGGCACACCTGCCGGCGCCATGATCTGTTATGACATAAGATTCCCTGAGCTGGCTCGCAAGCTGGCTCTGGATGGAGCGCAAATTTTGTTCGTTCCGGCAGAATGGCCTCATCCAAGGCTTCATCATTGGAGAACTCTGCTGATGGCCAGAGCTATTGAAAATCAAATGTACGTGGTTTCCTGCAATCGTGTAGGGAAAAGCGGAACCACTGAATTTTTCGGTCATTCCATGGTGATCAATCCATGGGGCGAGATTTTGGTTGAAGGGGGGGAAGCGGAAGAAATTTTGCAAGCAACGATAGATTTGGGAGAAGTTCAGCAAGTCCGCAATAAAATTCCCGTTTTCGAGGATCGCCGTCCGCAGTTGTATTGA
- a CDS encoding pyridoxal phosphate-dependent aminotransferase, with amino-acid sequence MAAFSQKTSSIPIQPADRIAGLPTQFFANLVRKANEQIAQGHDVINLGQGNPDQPTPAHIVQAMQEASANPAYHRYPPFSGFPFLKEAIVQRYKEDYQVDLDPETEVAILFGGKIGLIEISQVLLNPGDVCLVPDPGYPDYWSGVALAGAEMAFMPLKEESRFLPDYSVLDQEVLKRAKLMFMNYPNNPTAVTAPASFYEETVAFAEKHGIVVASDFAYGAIGFDGQKPISFLQTPGAKEVGVEFYTLSKSYNMAGWRVGFALGNREVIRLINLLQDHYFCSLFGGIQVAAATALTGPQDSVIALNALYESRRNALFQALKGIGWQARPSEGSFFAWLPVPKNHTSTSLADLLLQEAKVVVAPGIGFGMHGEGYVRLGLLTSEERLEEAVQRIGNLQLFD; translated from the coding sequence ATGGCAGCCTTTTCTCAAAAAACTAGCTCCATCCCTATACAACCGGCCGATCGGATTGCTGGCCTGCCAACCCAATTTTTTGCCAATCTGGTGCGCAAAGCAAATGAGCAAATCGCCCAAGGGCACGATGTGATTAATCTCGGTCAGGGCAATCCGGATCAGCCGACGCCTGCTCATATTGTACAAGCTATGCAGGAAGCTTCCGCGAATCCGGCCTATCATCGCTATCCGCCTTTCAGCGGTTTTCCCTTCTTAAAAGAAGCGATTGTCCAGCGCTATAAAGAGGATTACCAGGTAGATCTCGATCCGGAAACGGAAGTCGCTATACTGTTCGGAGGGAAGATCGGACTGATCGAGATCAGTCAGGTTCTGCTCAATCCGGGAGATGTTTGCCTCGTTCCGGATCCCGGATATCCGGATTATTGGTCAGGTGTCGCATTGGCTGGAGCCGAAATGGCTTTCATGCCTTTGAAGGAAGAAAGCCGCTTCCTGCCGGATTATTCTGTTCTGGATCAAGAAGTTTTAAAACGCGCCAAGCTGATGTTTATGAATTATCCGAACAATCCTACAGCGGTTACGGCTCCGGCTTCTTTTTATGAAGAGACGGTGGCTTTCGCGGAAAAGCACGGGATCGTGGTTGCCAGCGATTTTGCCTATGGAGCTATTGGCTTTGACGGGCAAAAACCTATCAGCTTTCTGCAGACTCCCGGAGCCAAAGAAGTCGGCGTAGAGTTCTACACCTTATCCAAATCCTACAACATGGCCGGCTGGCGGGTAGGCTTCGCGCTTGGAAATCGGGAAGTCATCCGACTCATTAACCTGCTGCAGGATCATTACTTCTGCTCTTTATTTGGGGGCATTCAAGTCGCAGCAGCCACAGCTCTTACTGGACCGCAGGACAGTGTCATTGCTCTTAACGCGCTATATGAGAGCCGCAGAAATGCCCTGTTTCAAGCGCTTAAAGGCATTGGATGGCAGGCCCGTCCATCAGAGGGTTCCTTCTTTGCCTGGCTTCCTGTTCCGAAGAATCATACCTCCACAAGCCTTGCTGATTTGCTTCTGCAGGAAGCCAAGGTTGTGGTAGCTCCGGGAATCGGCTTCGGCATGCATGGCGAGGGCTATGTTCGACTGGGTCTCCTCACCTCGGAGGAACGTCTGGAAGAAGCAGTACAGCGGATCGGCAATTTGCAATTATTTGATTGA
- the proB gene encoding glutamate 5-kinase, which yields MQQRIVVKIGSSSLTSENGGLNVDKIRFFADELASLLASGYQTLLVTSGAVAAGFTSLGYKTRPKALHEKQAAAAVGQALLMQSYHEAFAANGIGVAQILLTRYDFSNRKRVNNAQMTIDELLQRGVIPIINENDTVSVDELKFGDNDTLSALVANLVKAGRLLIITDMDGLYTDDPRKNASAQRIDRVDLISDELMRMAGGSGSAVGTGGMRSKIEAARIAMRGGVPVFVGRVVEPGDLSLALGSSGKGTYFDTALSNLSMKKQWVGFHSPTAGTIIVDRGAEAALLSGGKSLLPAGVKEVAGDFHPGDVIEVASLSGETLGRGVVNYAAWQLQAAAGLSTDEVRKRVEVARIEVIHRDEWVTIK from the coding sequence ATGCAGCAGCGTATCGTCGTTAAAATAGGGAGCAGTTCATTGACATCGGAAAACGGCGGATTGAATGTGGACAAAATCCGCTTTTTCGCAGATGAGCTGGCCAGCTTGCTGGCGTCCGGATATCAGACGCTGCTCGTCACTTCAGGCGCTGTAGCAGCAGGCTTCACTTCCCTTGGGTACAAGACGAGGCCCAAGGCGCTCCACGAGAAGCAGGCCGCCGCGGCGGTCGGTCAAGCCCTGCTGATGCAATCCTACCATGAAGCGTTCGCGGCCAATGGCATTGGAGTTGCGCAGATTTTGCTGACGCGCTACGACTTCTCGAACCGAAAGCGCGTGAATAACGCACAAATGACGATAGACGAGCTGCTCCAGCGGGGCGTCATTCCGATCATCAACGAGAACGACACGGTCTCGGTGGATGAACTGAAGTTCGGCGACAACGATACGCTGTCGGCGCTGGTCGCCAACCTTGTGAAAGCCGGCCGGCTGCTGATTATCACCGATATGGACGGCCTGTACACCGACGACCCCCGCAAGAACGCGAGCGCGCAGCGCATCGATCGCGTGGATCTGATCAGCGATGAGCTCATGCGCATGGCTGGCGGGTCGGGGAGCGCTGTCGGCACAGGCGGAATGCGCTCCAAGATCGAAGCCGCGCGGATAGCGATGCGCGGCGGAGTGCCAGTATTCGTCGGGCGCGTCGTGGAGCCCGGCGATCTGTCCCTTGCCCTCGGCAGCAGCGGCAAGGGTACGTACTTCGACACGGCGCTGAGCAACCTGTCGATGAAGAAGCAGTGGGTCGGCTTTCACTCGCCGACCGCTGGCACGATAATCGTCGACCGCGGCGCCGAGGCGGCTTTGCTCTCCGGCGGCAAGAGCCTCTTGCCGGCAGGGGTTAAGGAAGTCGCTGGCGACTTCCACCCCGGCGACGTCATTGAGGTCGCCAGCCTCAGCGGCGAGACGCTCGGCCGCGGCGTTGTCAATTACGCAGCTTGGCAGCTGCAAGCGGCAGCGGGGCTTTCCACCGACGAGGTGCGAAAGCGCGTTGAGGTGGCACGGATCGAAGTCATTCATCGCGATGAATGGGTAACGATCAAGTGA
- a CDS encoding glutamate-5-semialdehyde dehydrogenase, translating into MSEVIEKAKLAKHATRILGNLTTEQKNEALLLMADALMTEQASIIQANRLDLQSGRDKGTSSSLLDRLALDEKRIEAMAEGLRQIADLPDPVGDQLEEITRPNGLKIKKIRVPIGVVGIIYEARPNVTVDAAGLCLKTGNAVVLRGGSAALHSNERIIEVLHAALRRSSIPAEALQIIMDPDRSSVDEMLKLNGLLDVLIPRGGASLIQTVVKNATVPVIETGAGVCHTFIDETAIPEMAIQIAINAKVQRPSVCNSMETLLVHEAFAAKYLPALAELFISASVELRGDEYSRALVPAMKQAAAEDWDTEYGDYILNVKVVQGLDEALEHIRRHGTMHSECIVTENAAHARRFMQDVDAAAVYHNASTRFTDGFEFGFGAEIGISTQKLHARGPMGLPALTSMKYRVYGSGQIRE; encoded by the coding sequence ATGAGTGAAGTTATAGAGAAAGCCAAGCTGGCGAAACACGCGACACGAATCCTGGGGAATTTGACGACGGAGCAGAAAAATGAAGCATTGCTGCTCATGGCTGATGCGCTTATGACGGAGCAAGCATCCATTATCCAAGCCAACCGCCTGGATTTGCAAAGTGGTCGTGATAAGGGTACCAGCTCATCATTGCTCGATCGATTAGCTCTAGATGAGAAGCGGATCGAAGCGATGGCCGAAGGGCTGCGGCAAATAGCCGATCTCCCCGATCCGGTCGGAGACCAGCTTGAAGAGATCACACGTCCCAATGGGCTGAAAATAAAAAAAATCCGAGTTCCTATCGGAGTTGTCGGCATTATCTACGAAGCCAGACCAAATGTGACGGTCGATGCAGCGGGCTTATGCCTGAAGACCGGCAATGCGGTAGTACTGCGTGGAGGTTCTGCTGCCCTTCATTCGAATGAGCGCATCATTGAAGTACTTCATGCTGCTCTTCGTCGTTCCTCTATTCCAGCGGAGGCTTTGCAAATCATCATGGATCCTGACCGTTCCTCAGTGGATGAAATGCTGAAATTGAATGGCTTATTGGATGTGCTTATTCCCAGAGGCGGAGCCTCTCTTATTCAAACAGTTGTTAAAAACGCAACTGTCCCCGTCATTGAAACGGGGGCAGGCGTGTGTCATACTTTTATAGACGAAACCGCTATTCCCGAGATGGCGATCCAAATAGCGATAAATGCGAAGGTGCAGCGCCCTTCTGTCTGTAATTCAATGGAAACCTTGCTTGTCCATGAAGCTTTTGCGGCCAAATATCTCCCAGCATTAGCCGAATTATTTATATCGGCCAGCGTCGAGCTGCGTGGGGATGAATACTCCAGAGCCTTGGTGCCTGCTATGAAACAAGCCGCTGCCGAAGATTGGGATACCGAGTATGGCGATTATATTCTTAATGTCAAAGTCGTCCAAGGTCTGGATGAAGCTCTTGAGCATATTCGCCGGCATGGCACCATGCATTCGGAATGTATCGTGACCGAGAATGCCGCCCATGCAAGGCGGTTTATGCAAGATGTTGATGCCGCTGCGGTATATCATAACGCATCCACCCGCTTTACAGACGGTTTTGAATTCGGTTTTGGAGCTGAAATCGGCATCAGCACACAGAAGCTGCACGCTCGTGGTCCCATGGGACTTCCTGCACTGACATCTATGAAATACCGCGTTTATGGAAGCGGGCAAATTCGTGAATAA
- the proC gene encoding pyrroline-5-carboxylate reductase, whose protein sequence is MTSSLTQVRIAFVGAGSMAEAIFRGLIERGITKPDYLYVMNRSNQTNLDRIHGQYGVQVTNDPATKEAFIQQADVVVLCMKPKDVETSFQDLKPLLSERQLLVSVIAGLSIAKMERLLDTQMPIARTMPNTSSNIGLGATGISFSSTVNEANRQLAVDMFEAVGIVSVVEESKLDIVTGVSGSGPAYVYYFMEAMMKAAFDGGLTEEDARKLTVQTVLGAAHMVQQTGENPAELRRKVTSPNGSTQAAIEALDGHQFSEGIASAVFRSAQRAKEMGEQIAVKTL, encoded by the coding sequence ATGACTTCTTCCCTAACCCAAGTTCGCATAGCCTTTGTCGGGGCCGGCTCGATGGCCGAAGCGATTTTTCGCGGACTGATTGAACGGGGTATAACCAAGCCCGACTATCTGTATGTGATGAACCGCTCGAATCAAACCAATCTGGACCGTATTCACGGGCAGTACGGCGTTCAAGTAACCAACGACCCGGCTACAAAGGAAGCTTTTATCCAGCAAGCGGATGTTGTTGTCCTCTGCATGAAGCCCAAAGATGTGGAAACGTCTTTTCAAGATTTGAAACCGCTGCTAAGCGAGCGGCAATTGCTGGTTTCCGTTATTGCAGGCCTGTCTATCGCCAAAATGGAACGCCTGCTGGATACGCAAATGCCAATCGCCCGCACCATGCCTAACACATCCAGTAACATTGGGCTCGGCGCGACAGGTATAAGCTTTTCATCAACTGTGAATGAAGCTAATCGTCAATTGGCTGTGGACATGTTTGAAGCCGTTGGCATTGTCAGCGTGGTTGAGGAATCAAAGCTGGATATTGTAACGGGAGTTTCCGGGAGCGGTCCAGCTTATGTGTATTATTTCATGGAAGCGATGATGAAGGCTGCCTTCGACGGCGGATTAACTGAAGAGGATGCACGCAAATTAACGGTACAAACGGTCCTCGGTGCTGCCCATATGGTCCAGCAAACCGGAGAAAATCCGGCTGAGCTGCGCCGCAAGGTGACTTCACCGAATGGATCCACCCAAGCAGCCATTGAAGCATTGGACGGCCATCAATTTTCCGAGGGGATTGCGAGCGCAGTATTCCGCTCTGCTCAGCGGGCCAAGGAAATGGGCGAACAAATCGCGGTGAAAACACTATGA
- a CDS encoding 2,3-diketo-5-methylthiopentyl-1-phosphate enolase encodes MSAYCLATYRCFDEKADFAKKAAGIAVGLTVGSWTELPEAQKAQMEKHLGKVISVAVHEPENGQPTSERYADIQIAYPDVNFSRDIPALLVTVFGKLSMDGKIKLTDLSFSSEFLSVFPGPKFGLQGVRNLLGVHDRPLLMSIFKSVIGYEMAALREQFYLQAAGGVDLIKDDEILFENPLTPLEKRVETCMEAAAQASRETGQKLLYAANITGPTSMLADQAKKAIRAGANAILFNVLAYGFDALHELSSDPEIQVPIMAHPAMAGAFYPSPHYGISASVLLGKLMRMAGADLVLFPSPYGSVVMPREENLAIKHALLTSDLARDYLYDSTGSEVSLPSSFPVPSAGIHPGLVPLILRDFGSEVIVNAGGGIHGHPQGTIAGGKAFRQAIEASLKRIPLREHAKSHQELQIAIDTWGIKE; translated from the coding sequence ATGAGCGCTTATTGCTTAGCTACATATCGCTGTTTTGACGAGAAAGCGGATTTTGCCAAAAAAGCGGCAGGCATTGCCGTCGGACTCACGGTTGGCAGCTGGACAGAGCTTCCTGAAGCCCAAAAGGCGCAGATGGAAAAGCATTTAGGCAAGGTTATTTCTGTTGCCGTCCACGAGCCTGAAAATGGACAGCCCACTTCGGAACGCTATGCGGATATCCAAATTGCTTATCCGGATGTGAATTTCAGCCGGGATATTCCCGCTCTTCTTGTTACCGTATTCGGCAAGCTGTCGATGGACGGCAAAATCAAGCTGACCGATCTTTCTTTCTCTTCCGAATTCCTTTCCGTCTTCCCAGGACCGAAATTCGGGCTTCAAGGCGTCAGAAATTTGCTGGGCGTGCATGACCGCCCTCTGCTGATGAGCATATTTAAATCCGTGATCGGCTACGAGATGGCTGCGCTTCGTGAACAGTTTTATTTGCAGGCAGCAGGCGGTGTAGATTTAATTAAAGATGATGAGATTCTTTTTGAAAATCCGCTGACTCCGCTTGAGAAACGAGTTGAGACTTGTATGGAGGCCGCGGCTCAAGCAAGCCGTGAAACCGGACAAAAGCTGTTGTATGCCGCGAATATTACCGGGCCAACCTCCATGCTTGCTGATCAAGCCAAAAAAGCAATTCGAGCTGGAGCTAACGCCATTCTTTTTAACGTATTGGCATATGGCTTCGATGCTCTACATGAGCTCAGCTCGGACCCGGAGATTCAAGTGCCGATTATGGCTCACCCTGCGATGGCCGGAGCCTTTTATCCGTCACCGCATTATGGCATATCCGCTTCAGTCCTGCTGGGCAAGCTGATGCGAATGGCTGGGGCTGATCTGGTGCTGTTCCCTTCTCCTTACGGATCGGTCGTTATGCCTCGTGAAGAAAATCTGGCCATCAAACATGCGCTGCTAACCTCGGATTTGGCTCGTGATTATTTATATGATTCAACTGGATCGGAAGTCTCTTTGCCCTCCAGCTTTCCCGTTCCTTCAGCAGGTATCCATCCCGGCCTAGTACCTTTGATTCTGCGGGATTTTGGCAGCGAAGTCATCGTCAATGCCGGAGGCGGGATTCATGGTCACCCGCAGGGTACGATAGCAGGAGGTAAAGCTTTTAGACAGGCCATCGAGGCGAGCTTAAAGCGTATTCCTCTTCGCGAGCACGCAAAATCACATCAAGAACTTCAAATTGCTATCGACACATGGGGGATCAAGGAATGA
- a CDS encoding 2-hydroxy-3-keto-5-methylthiopentenyl-1-phosphate phosphatase — translation MISSEAYNTTDPFDDSKSTVIFCDFDGTITVSDNILAIMKHFDPPGWEDLVEQLVAKKLSIRQAVGAMFALLPTSRKDEVIHYAIHNASIRDGFEDFVDYCKINQITLLVTSGGIDFFIYPLLAPFAITESNIYSNASSFAGECIEILWPHPCDEHCHVDCGMCKTSIIRSYDSRQYHRILIGDSITDFAGAKLVDTIFARSHLIELCDELGLPYTPFETFFDIINRLEQMSG, via the coding sequence ATGATATCATCTGAAGCTTATAACACAACTGATCCATTTGATGACAGTAAATCAACTGTAATCTTCTGTGATTTTGACGGCACAATCACGGTCAGCGACAATATTTTAGCGATCATGAAGCATTTTGATCCTCCCGGCTGGGAAGATCTTGTCGAGCAACTGGTCGCCAAGAAGCTGTCAATTCGCCAAGCTGTGGGTGCGATGTTCGCCCTCTTGCCGACATCCCGAAAGGATGAAGTTATCCATTATGCCATTCATAATGCCAGCATTCGTGATGGCTTCGAAGATTTTGTGGATTATTGTAAAATCAATCAGATTACGCTGCTCGTAACCAGCGGGGGTATCGACTTCTTCATTTATCCCCTGCTCGCTCCATTTGCCATTACGGAATCGAATATATACAGCAACGCCAGCTCCTTTGCCGGTGAGTGCATCGAAATTCTCTGGCCGCATCCATGCGATGAGCATTGCCATGTGGATTGCGGCATGTGCAAAACATCGATCATTCGATCGTACGACAGCAGGCAATATCATCGCATATTAATTGGTGACAGCATCACGGATTTTGCAGGTGCCAAATTGGTCGATACCATCTTTGCCAGATCTCATTTGATTGAGCTTTGTGATGAGCTCGGGTTGCCCTATACGCCTTTTGAAACGTTTTTCGATATTATCAACAGATTGGAGCAGATGAGCGGATGA